The proteins below are encoded in one region of Nitrospira sp.:
- a CDS encoding DNA translocase FtsK, protein MVASSDMGGPTTGKRADTRKAPPQRSSLQREIVAVVCLTLGVLLLLSFLSYVPYERPSGSASGGLLSSSSGRNLIGAVGAGTADWLFGLIGGAAYALPLALFHLGLRCFTQEPPSVPLKTAAYSLGGLLALSGLLHLEVVGVPTISSGLVQRGQAGGWVGQALAGTLRAYFASTGAHIILFSAVVVSVLLATSLSLAHLAARLRGWSRLAAEAAATIQEWVEERLDDRSKRNKRVKSKSAKTGRSRKAVESVIEEVIPSEMEEAESETPEWTEPVIAPKPVAAVVEEAIEMPGPPARQADASDYVLPDPRELLTEPQYTAARMTDQELKAQSEVLAKALMSFGIEGKVTEVHPGPVVTMYEFEPAPGVKVARIVNLADDLALAMKAMSLRIVAPLPGKSVVGIEVPNRQRETVSFQEVVMSDGFARSRSKIVFALGKDIFGVPTTADLRTMPHVLVAGATGAGKSVSLNTMLLSVLFRARPDEVKLLLIDPKMLELQVYDGIPHLLRPVITDPKSATRGLGWVVQEMERRYKLLAEAGVRNIEGYNRWVGKEQGVGETERGTRGPQEQAELPIEFLTQEERLSAGEHADPDVMAPSKIPKTPPEPLPFIVVMIDELADLMMVAPKDMEDKIARLAQMARAAGIHLVLATQRPSVDVLTGLIKANFPARIAFQVASKTDSRTILDANGAEALLGRGDMLYSASGTGRLMRIHGSFVSDEDVRRVVAFVKKQATPVYNQEVLLARQEEAAEEEARDEVYEQAKELVLSTGQASASLIQRRLRVGYPRAARMIEQMEQDGIVGAAGRDGRREVLGRRGPVGQAYGES, encoded by the coding sequence ATGGTAGCATCCTCCGATATGGGTGGTCCCACCACGGGAAAGCGCGCGGACACCCGCAAAGCACCTCCCCAACGGTCGTCTCTTCAGCGCGAGATCGTCGCGGTCGTGTGCCTGACCCTCGGGGTGCTCCTGCTCCTGAGTTTTCTCTCCTACGTCCCATATGAACGACCATCGGGCAGTGCGTCCGGCGGGCTGCTTTCCTCCAGCTCGGGCCGGAACTTGATCGGCGCCGTCGGCGCCGGAACGGCGGACTGGCTGTTCGGATTGATCGGTGGCGCGGCGTATGCGCTGCCGCTGGCCCTATTCCATCTCGGGCTTCGTTGCTTTACGCAAGAACCTCCCTCGGTCCCGCTCAAGACCGCCGCCTATTCCCTCGGAGGACTCCTGGCGCTCAGTGGGCTCCTTCACCTCGAAGTCGTCGGCGTCCCGACCATCTCGTCGGGGCTCGTGCAACGGGGGCAGGCGGGAGGCTGGGTAGGGCAGGCGCTGGCCGGCACATTGAGGGCGTACTTTGCGAGTACCGGGGCGCACATCATTCTTTTTTCCGCCGTGGTTGTCTCGGTGCTCCTGGCCACCTCCCTTTCGTTGGCACACCTCGCGGCGCGTCTCAGGGGATGGAGCCGGTTGGCCGCAGAAGCGGCCGCGACGATTCAAGAATGGGTGGAGGAACGGCTCGACGATCGGAGCAAGCGCAATAAACGGGTGAAATCGAAGTCCGCCAAGACCGGCCGTTCACGAAAGGCGGTGGAGTCCGTTATCGAAGAGGTGATTCCATCCGAGATGGAGGAGGCGGAATCGGAGACGCCGGAATGGACGGAACCAGTCATTGCGCCCAAGCCGGTTGCCGCTGTGGTCGAAGAAGCGATCGAGATGCCGGGCCCACCAGCCCGACAGGCCGATGCCAGCGATTATGTCCTGCCCGATCCCCGAGAATTGCTGACAGAACCACAGTACACAGCGGCGCGCATGACCGACCAGGAATTGAAAGCCCAGTCGGAGGTCTTGGCCAAGGCGCTGATGAGCTTCGGCATCGAAGGCAAGGTGACGGAAGTTCATCCCGGTCCGGTCGTCACGATGTACGAATTCGAGCCGGCCCCCGGTGTCAAAGTCGCGCGTATCGTCAATTTGGCCGACGACCTGGCTTTGGCCATGAAAGCCATGAGCCTTCGGATCGTCGCGCCGTTGCCGGGCAAGTCGGTCGTGGGTATCGAAGTGCCGAATCGCCAGCGCGAAACCGTGTCGTTCCAGGAAGTGGTCATGAGCGATGGATTCGCCCGCTCGCGGTCGAAGATCGTCTTCGCGCTGGGAAAGGACATTTTTGGCGTTCCGACGACGGCCGATTTGCGAACGATGCCTCATGTCCTCGTGGCGGGGGCCACCGGAGCCGGCAAGAGCGTCAGCTTGAATACGATGTTGTTGAGCGTGCTTTTCAGAGCGAGACCCGATGAAGTGAAGCTCTTGCTCATCGATCCCAAGATGCTCGAGCTGCAGGTGTACGACGGCATCCCCCATCTTCTGCGACCGGTCATCACCGATCCAAAGTCTGCCACGCGTGGCCTGGGATGGGTCGTGCAGGAAATGGAGCGCCGGTACAAGCTGCTTGCCGAGGCTGGGGTGAGAAATATCGAGGGCTATAATCGATGGGTCGGCAAGGAGCAAGGGGTGGGCGAGACCGAACGCGGGACAAGAGGGCCACAAGAGCAAGCCGAGTTGCCGATCGAGTTTCTGACGCAGGAAGAGCGGCTCTCCGCCGGCGAGCACGCGGATCCGGACGTGATGGCACCGTCGAAAATCCCGAAAACGCCGCCCGAACCCCTGCCCTTCATCGTCGTGATGATCGACGAATTGGCCGACCTCATGATGGTCGCCCCGAAAGACATGGAGGACAAGATTGCGCGCTTGGCCCAGATGGCGCGAGCGGCCGGCATCCATCTGGTGTTGGCGACGCAACGGCCTTCCGTCGACGTGCTGACCGGGCTGATCAAAGCAAACTTCCCCGCTCGGATTGCGTTTCAAGTGGCCTCCAAAACCGATTCCCGAACGATCCTGGACGCGAACGGTGCCGAGGCGCTGCTGGGGCGAGGCGACATGCTCTATTCGGCCTCGGGCACCGGGCGTCTGATGCGAATCCACGGATCCTTCGTCAGTGACGAGGACGTGCGCCGTGTCGTGGCCTTCGTGAAGAAACAGGCGACTCCGGTTTATAATCAGGAAGTCTTGCTTGCGCGCCAGGAAGAGGCGGCGGAAGAGGAAGCCCGCGACGAGGTTTACGAACAAGCCAAGGAACTGGTCTTGTC